In the genome of Vicia villosa cultivar HV-30 ecotype Madison, WI linkage group LG7, Vvil1.0, whole genome shotgun sequence, one region contains:
- the LOC131615965 gene encoding UDP-glycosyltransferase 92A1-like — protein MAETPQKKGHIVMTPFMAHGHLIPFLALARKIQETAPSTFTITIATTPLNIQYLKSAISTTFSDVSIHLADLPFNHSQYGLPPNIENTEKLPLTDIIKLFHASTSLEAPLSSLISNITEQEGQPPVCVISDVFLGWVTNVAKRLGTRSITFTTCGAYGTLAYISIWSNLPHRKTDSDEFWTPGFPQHYRFHRTQLHRYLREADGTDSWSKFFPPQIAFSMKSDGWICNTVEEVETLGLQLLKNYLQLPVWSVGPLLPSKGSNSKYRAGKESGVALEECMEWLDLKDENSVLYISFGSQNTVSASQMMALAEGLEESEIFFIWVIRPPFGFDINAEFKAEWLPEGFEERMKLSKRGLLVHKWGPQLEILSHKSTGAFLSHCGWNSVLESLSQGVPIISWPLAAEQGYNAKMLVEEMCVGVELTRTVESVISKDDVKRVIKIVMDQEGKGKEMKEKAKQIALHMKEATVERGDEKGSSLRAIDDFVRTILQI, from the coding sequence ATGGCAGAAACTCCACAGAAAAAAGGCCACATAGTGATGACACCCTTCATGGCACATGGTCATCTAATTCCCTTCCTAGCACTAGCAAGAAAAATCCAAGAAACAGCACCATCCACCTTCACAATCACCATAGCCACCACTCCTCTCAACATTCAATATCTCAAATCTGCAATTTCCACCACCTTTTCTGATGTCTCAATCCATCTTGCAGATCTACCTTTCAACCATAGCCAATATGGTTTACCACCAAACATAGAGAACACTGAGAAGCTTCCTTTGACTGATATCATCAAACTCTTTCATGCATCAACAAGCCTTGAAGCTCCTCTTAGCTCTTTGATATCAAACATCACAGAACAAGAGGGTCAACCTCCGGTTTGTGTTATATCAGATGTGTTTCTTGGTTGGGTTACCAATGTTGCAAAGAGGTTAGGTACTAGGAGTATAACTTTCACAACTTGTGGTGCTTATGGAACTTTGGCTTATATCTCTATTTGGTCTAATCTACCTCATAGGAAAACAGATTCTGATGAGTTTTGGACTCCAGGGTTCCCTCAACACTACAGATTTCATAGAACTCAGCTGCATAGGTATCTAAGAGAAGCTGATGGAACTGATAGTTGGTCGAAATTCTTCCCTCCACAGATAGCATTTTCTATGAAATCTGATGGGTGGATTTGCAACACTGTTGAAGAGGTTGAGACTTTAGGGCTGCAACTATTGAAGAACTATCTTCAACTTCCTGTTTGGAGTGTTGGTCCCCTTCTTCCGTCAAAGGGTTCGAATTCGAAGTACCGTGCGGGAAAAGAATCTGGGGTAGCTCTTGAAGAATGCATGGAGTGGCTTGATTTGAAAGATGAGAATTCTGTTCTTTACATTTCTTTTGGATCACAGAACACAGTAAGTGCTTCACAGATGATGGCTTTAGCTGAAGGGTtggaagaaagtgagatttttttCATTTGGGTCATTAGACCGCCTTTCGGTTTCGATATTAATGCAGAGTTTAAGGCAGAATGGTTACCAGAAGGATTTGAAGAGAGAATGAAACTTAGCAAAAGGGGTTTGTTGGTGCATAAGTGGGGACCTCAGTTGGAGATTCTGTCACACAAATCAACAGGAGCATTTCTAAGTCATTGTGGATGGAATTCTGTTTTGGAGAGTCTTAGTCAAGGAGTGCCAATTATCAGTTGGCCACTTGCAGCAGAGCAAGGATACAATGCAAAGATGTTGGTGGAAGAAATGTGTGTGGGTGTGGAATTGACAAGAACTGTGGAAAGTGTGATTTCTAAGGATGATGTGAAGAGGGTTATAAAAATAGTTATGGATCAAGAAGGGAAGGGAAAAGAGATGAAGGAGAAGGCAAAACAGATTGCATTACACATGAAAGAGGCAACAGTAGAAAGAGGTGATGAAAAGGGGTCTTCATTGAGAGCAATTGATGATTTTGTTAGAACCATTTTACAAATATAA
- the LOC131617875 gene encoding very-long-chain enoyl-CoA reductase, whose translation MKVSLVSRSGREIVKGGIELGDSATVADLQEAIHKRIKKHPSRQRLTLPVQPGSKEKPIVLNYKKSLNDYTSGNSETLTVQFKDLGPQVSYRTLFFFEYLGPLLLYPIFYYYPAVYQYFGYKDEHVIHHPVQTYAMYYWCFHYAKRILETFFVHRFSHATSPLSNVFRNCAYYWTFGCYIAYYVNHPLYTPVSDLQMKIGFGFGVLCQVSNFYCHIILRNLRGPAGEGGYQIPRGFLFNIVTCANYTTEIYQWLGFNIATQTIAGYVFVAVATFIMTNWALAKHRRLKKLFDGKEGRPRYPRRWVILPPFL comes from the exons ATGAAGGTCTCTTTGGTTTCTAGGAGTGGAAGAGAAATTGTTAAAGGTGGCATTGAGCTTGGTGATTCT GCTACGGTTGCAGATTTGCAGGAGGCGATTCACAAGCGAA TCAAGAAGCATCCATCGAGGCAGCGCCTGACACTTCCTGTCCAACCAGGATCGAAGGAAAAGCCGATTGTACTTAACTATAAAAAGAGTTTGAACGACTATACGAGTGGAAATTCTGAAACCTTAACCGTACAATTCAAGGACTTAGGTCCACAGGTTTCTTACCGTACGCTTTTCTTCTTCGAGTATTTGGGGCCGTTGCTTCTCTATCCAATCTTCTATTACTACCCTGCTGTCTACCAATATTTCGGCTACAAAGACGAACATGTCATCCACCACCCCGTGCAAACATATGCCATGTACTATTGGTGTTTCCATTACGCCAAACGAATTCTGGAAACATTTTTTGTGCATCGCTTCAGCCACGCAACCTCGCCTCTTTCCAATGTTTTCCGCAACTGTGCTTATTACTGGACCTTCGGCTGTTACATCGCTTACTACGTGAACCATCCATTATATACACCTGTGAGTGACCTTCAAATGAAGATCGGGTTTGGGTTCGGGGTACTTTGTCAAGTTTCGAATTTCTATTGCCATATAATACTGAGGAATCTTCGCGGACCTGCTGGAGAAGGTGGATACCAAATCCCACGCGGCTTTCTCTTCAATATTGTTACTTGTGCTAATTACACAACAGAGATCTACCAGTGGTTGGGCTTCAACATTGCTACGCAAACCATTGCCGGTTATGTATTTGTTGCAGTTGCTACTTTCATCATGACCAACTGGGCTCTCGCAAAGCACAGGCGCTTGAAGAAG TTGTTTGATGGAAAGGAAGGGAGGCCGAGGTATCCTCGGCGGTGGGTGATATTGCCTCCGTTCCTGTAG
- the LOC131615964 gene encoding protein FAR1-RELATED SEQUENCE 3-like, whose amino-acid sequence MDVHVIPIGEGSGDRGMENGGDGEIGEVNNVGNSGSHGEGMVFEPYLGMEFDSEDSAKTFYSEYARRSGFSSRAGLHGQFNADGTNMFREFVCSREGLKRKMTESCEAMIRIEQKGQNKWVVTKFVKEHSHSTAVTDKVEKLRPLKHFSSVGRTMPETYKGVGLVPTGVMYISIDGNHVSSKNSHKSRNYPAGAAAKTSHPAKNSPLKSYTVRQPIQKKTLGRDAQSLLEYFKKVQAENPGFFYAIQLDEDNRVSNVFWADARSRTAYSHFGDAVTLDTTHRANQYNVPFAPFTGINHHGQMILFGCALIFDDSEASFGWLFKTFLAAMNDRHPLSITTDQDRSIQTAVSQVFRQARHCINKRYVLREGHEKLGHLCRMHPHFHFELYNCINLTETIEEFEFSWNSIMDKYGLRGHDWLQSLYSARDQWVPAYFRDSFFAVLSPNQGFDGSFFDGFVNQHTTLPMFFRQYELALERWFEKEIESDFETLSATPVLKTPSPMENQVAKLYTRKIFLKFQEELVETFAYTANRIEEDGANSIFRVAKFDDVHKSYTVTLNHSELKANCSCQMFEYSGILCRHVLTVFTVSNVFTIPSHYILKRWTRDAKSSVVLDECGGELHAHESLTSRYTNLCREAIQYAEEGAVAMETYDAAMGALREGGKKIAVMKRNIAKVSPTNHRVSENACTDKKTHISTSDTRTTPILWPLNGETTRFNLNDAGTPVQPVADLNLPQITSTPHKRVDVPPTVHRQRVDGPSPGPRQRVDGPRPVPRRRVDGPPPMSSQRDDHPPPLLLQQDDGPPENKVVLPCLKSMTWVMENKTSTPENKVAVINLKLQDYSKGPSAEYEVKFHLSRGTVGPVLKSMAEVSEQLSTTANKVAVVNLKLEDAQASGESEVKFQVSRDALGAVLRSMSYIREQLSCAGSEPMSKKHRT is encoded by the exons ATGGATGTTCATGTGATACCTATTGGAGAAGGAAGTGGTGATCGAGGTATGGAGAATGGCGGGGATGGTGAAATTGGTGAAGTTAATAATGTTGGAAACTCTGGGTCACATGGTGAGGGTATGGTTTTTGAGCCGTATTTGGGTATGGAATTTGATTCTGAGGACTCTGCGAAAACTTTTTATAGTGAGTATGCTAGACGGTCGGGTTTTAGTTCCAGAGCTGGGTTGCATGGTCAGTTTAATGCGGATGGGACGAATATGTTTAGGGAGTTTGTGTGTAGCAGGGAGGGTTTGAAAAGGAAGATGACTGAAAGTTGTGAGGCGATGATTAGGATAGAGCAAAAGGGTCAAAATAAGTGGGTTGTTACGAAGTTTGTGAAGGAACATAGTCATTCTACGGCGGTAACTGATAAGGTGGAAAAACTTCGACCACTGAAGCATTTCTCTAGTGTTGGAAGAACCATGCCTGAAACTTACAAAGGAGTGGGGCTTGTTCCCACTGGTGTCATGTATATATCTATTGATGGGAATCATGTTTCCTCCAAGAATAGTCACAAGAGTAGGAATTATCCTGCTGGTGCTGCTGCCAAAACAAGTCATCCAGCTAAAAATTCCCCATTGAAGAGTTATACTGTGAGGCAACCTATTCAAAAGAAGACATTAGGGAGGGATGCTCAGAGCCTGCTGGAGTATTTTAAGAAAGTGCAGGCTGAAAACCCTGGTTTCTTCTATGCAATACAACTTGATGAAGATAATCGTGTGTCTAATGTGTTTTGGGCAGATGCAAGATCAAGGACGGCTTACAGTCATTTTGGTGATGCAGTTACTCTGGACACAACACATAGAGCGAATCAATATAATGTGCCATTTGCTCCATTCACTGGGATTAACCATCATGGTCAGATGATTTTGTTTGGTTGTGCACTCATTTTTGATGATTCCGAGGCTTCTTTTGGTTGGCTCTTCAAGACATTTCTAGCCGCTATGAACGACCGTCACCCTCTCTCTATAACTACCGATCAGGACAGATCCATACAAACGGCAGTTTCACAAGTTTTCCGCCAAGCACGTCACTGTATAAATAAGCGGTATGTCTTGCGAGAAGGCCACGAAAAGTTGGGCCATCTATGTCGCATGCATCCACATTTTCATTTTGAACTTTATAATTGTATTAATCTGACAGAAACGATTGAGGAGTTTGAATTTTCTTGGAATTCTATCATGGACAAATATGGACTCAGAGGGCATGATTGGCTTCAGTCCTTGTATAGTGCTCGTGATCAATGGGTACCAGCATATTTCCGTGATTCATTTTTCGCTGTATTATCTCCTAATCAAGGATTTGATGGTTCTTTTTTTGACGGTTTTGTAAACCAGCATACAACATTACCAATGTTCTTTAGGCAGTATGAACTAGCTTTGGAGAGGTGGTTTGAAAAGGAAATAGAATCAGATTTTGAGACACTTAGTGCGACACCAGTTCTAAAGACACCTTCCCCAATGGAGAATCAAGTTGCTAAGCTTTATACACggaaaatatttttgaagtttCAAGAAGAGCTAGTTGAAACTTTTGCTTATACTGCCAACAGAATCGAAGAGGATGGGGCAAATAGCATATTTAGAGTTGCAAAATTTGATGATGTCCATAAGTCGTATACTGTCACATTAAACCATTCCGAGTTGAAAGCTAACTGTAGTTGCCAAATGTTTGAGTATTCAGGCATTCTTTGCAGGCATGTTTTAACTGTTTTCACTGTGTCTAATGTATTCACCATACCATCCCACTACATCTTAAAACGGTGGACAAGGGATGCAAAAAGCAGTGTTGTATTGGATGAATGTGGTGGTGAATTACATGCACATGAATCTTTGACATCACGGTATACCAATCTATGCCGGGAAGCCATCCAATATGCTGAGGAAGGGGCTGTAGCAATGGAAACTTATGATGCTGCAATGGGTGCTCTTAGAGAAGGTGGAAAGAAAATTGCTGTCATGAAGAGGAATATTGCCAAAGTTTCACCAACTAATCATCGAGTCAGTGAGAATGCTTGCACTGACAAGAAAACCCATATTTCAACATCAGATACAAGAACAACCCCTATTTTATGGCCACTAAACGGTGAAACAACAAGGTTTAATCTTAACGATGCCGGTACTCCTGTTCAACCAGTTGCTGATCTGAATTTACCTCAAATAACCTCAACACCACATAAGCGAGTTGATGTTCCACCCACAGTGCATCGTCAGCGAGTTGATGGTCCATCCCCAGGGCCTCGTCAGAGAGTTGATGGTCCACGGCCAGTGCCTCGTAGGCGAGTTGATGGTCCACCCCCGATGTCTAGTCAGCGAGATGATCATCCACCTCCTCTGCTTCTTCAGCAAGATGATGGTCCACCTGAAAACAAG GTGGTTCTTCCATGTCTGAAGTCAATGACATGGGTAATGGAGAACAAAACCTCAACCCCAGAGAACAAAGTAGCTGTTATCAATCTCAAG TTGCAAGATTACAGCAAGGGTCCATCAGCAGAATATGAAGTTAAGTTCCATCTCTCTCGAGGTACTGTGGGACCTGTTTTGAAGTCTATGGCTGAAGTCAGCGAACAACTTTCAACAACAGCTAATAAGGTTGCTGTAGTAAATCTAAAG CTTGAGGATGCCCAGGCTTCTGGTGAGTCTGAAGTTAAGTTTCAAGTGTCCAGAGATGCATTGGGTGCTGTACTGCGATCAATGTCTTATATCCGCGAGCAACTTTCTTGCGCT GGATCAGAACCTATGTCAAAAAAGCATAGAACCTGA
- the LOC131619756 gene encoding secreted RxLR effector protein 161-like, whose amino-acid sequence MRPDLAFSVGIASRFTERPNVSHLAPLKRILRYVKDTLGCGILFPATDMGRKYELFGYMNYNWHGDKDDRKSTTSYVFMFEGAAISRCSKKENVVEEVVTLLVDNVSTISLAKNLISHVRSKHIEMMFNYLRDMVSAGQLRLGYCRSEKQVANLRRGNRLPLYGKSIS is encoded by the exons ATGCGGCCAGATTTGGcgtttagtgtcggtattgcgagtagattcaCGGAGAGACCAAATGTATCTCACTTGGCACCACTTAAAAGAATCCTACGCTACGTCAAAGATACTCTTGGTTGCGGAATTCTTTTTCCTGCAACTGACATGGGCAGGAAGTACGAATTGTTCGGTTACATGAATTACAATTGGCACGGAGATAAAGATGATCGAAAGTCTACGACTAGTTATGTCTTTATGTTTGAGGGAGCAGCAATCTCGCGGTGTTCTAAAAAGGAAAATGTG GTAGAGGAAGTTGTCACACTCTTGGTTGATAATGTTTCAACTATTAGTCTTGCTAAGAATCTCATATCACATGTGAGAAGCAAACATATTGAGATGATGTTCAATTACTTGAGGGATATGGTGTCTGCAGGTCAGTTGCGATTAGGATATTGTCGAAGCGAAAAACAAGTTGCGAATTTGCGAAGGGGAAATCGATTGCCCCTATATGGAAAATCAATCTCTTAA
- the LOC131615966 gene encoding T-complex protein 1 subunit eta: MSSMLQPQIILLKEGTDTSQGKPQLVSNINACTAVADVVRTTLGPRGMDKLIHDDKGSVTISNDGATIMKLLDIVHPAAKILVDIAKSQDSEVGDGTTTVVLLAAEFLREAKPFIEDGVHSQNLIRSYRTACSLAIEKIKELAVSIEGKSLEEKKNLLGKCAATTLSSKLIGGEKEFFASMVVDAVVAIGTDDRLNMIGIKKVPGGNMRDSFLVNGVAFKKTFSYAGFEQQPKKFHDPKILLLNVELELKSEKENAEIRLSDPSQYQSIVDAEWNIIYDKLDRCVQSGAKVVLSRLAIGDLATQYFADRDIFCAGRVAEEDLKRVAAATGGTVQTSVNNIIDEVLGTCETFEEKQVGNERFNIFNGCPSGQTATIVLRGGADQFIEEAERSLHDAIMIVRRAMKNSTVVSGGGAIDMEISRYLRQHARTIAGKSQLFINSYAKALEVIPRQLCDNAGFDATDVLNKLRQKHALASGEGAPFGVDIATGGIADSFANFVWEPAVVKINAINAATEAACLVLSVDETVKNPKSESAQGEAAASAMGGRGRGGGFRGRGRGMRR, translated from the exons ATGTCTTCTATGCTG CAACCTCAGATCATACTCTTGAAAGAAGGCACAGACACATCGCAAGGGAAGCCGCAACTCGTAAGCAACATCAACGCTTGCACCGCCGTTGCCGATGTCGTCCGGACCACCCTAGGTCCTCGTGGTATGGACAAACTCATCCACGACGATAAGGGATCAGTCACCATCTCGAACGACGGCGCTACTATCATGAAGCTTCTGGATATTGTTCATCCCGCTGCTAAAATCTTAGTTGACATTGCTAAGTCTCAGGACTCTGag GTTGGCGATGGAACCACCACTGTGGTATTGCTTGCAGCTGAATTTTTAAGAGAGGCAAAGCCTTTTATTGAAGATGGTGTTCACTCTCAAAATTTAATACGAAGCTACAGGACTGCCTGTTCCTTG GCGATTGAGAAGATTAAAGAGCTAGCTGTTAGTATTGAGGGAAAAAGTCTGGAAGAGAAGAAAAACTTGCTAGGAAAGTGTGCTGCTACAACACTTTCTTCAAAGCTTATAGGAGGGGAGAAGGAGTtctttgcatccatggttgtcGATGCCGTAGTTGCGATTGGGACTGATGATAGGTTAAACATGATTGGAATAAAGAAG GTTCCTGGAGGTAACATGCGTGACTCATTTCTTGTCAATGGCGTTGCCTTCAAAAAGACATTTTCATATGCTGGGTTTGAGCAGCAGCCCAAGAAGTTTCATGATCCAAAAATACTATTGCTTAATGTTGAGTTAGAGCTGAAGTCTGAGAAAGAAAATGCTGAAATAAG ATTATCAGATCCATCCCAATATCAATCAATTGTTGATGCTGAATGGAATATTATTTATGACAAACTGGATCGATGTGTCCAAAGTGGTGCCAAAGTTGTTCTCTCACGCCTTGCTATTGGTGATTTGGCTACACAG TATTTTGCagatagagacattttttgtgCTGGTCGTGTAGCTGAAGAAGATCTAAAAAGAGTTGCTGCCGCAACTGGGGGAACTGTACAAACATCTGTTAATAACATTATTGATGAG GTTCTTggaacttgtgagacttttgAGGAAAAGCAAGTAGGAAATGAAAGGTTCAACATTTTCAATGGATGTCCATCTGGCCAAACAGCCACCATTGTTCTTCGTGGTGGAGCCGATCAG TTCATAGAGGAAGCAGAGCGAAGTTTGCATGATGCAATCATGATTGTTAGAAGGGCTATGAAGAATTCAACTGTAGTTTCCGGTGGAGGTGCTATAGAT ATGGAAATAAGCCGGTACCTAAGGCAGCATGCACGCACAATAGCTGGAAAGTCTCAGCTTTTCATCAACTCCTATGCCAAAGCTCTTGAG GTTATTCCTCGGCAATTATGTGACAATGCTGGATTTGATGCAACTGATGTGCTGAACAAACTAAGACAGAAACACGCACTTGCTTCTG GTGAGGGGGCACCGTTCGGGGTTGACATAGCCACTGGTGGAATTGCTGATTCATTTGCCAACTTTGTCTGGGAGCCTGCAGTTGTGAAG ATCAATGCTATAAATGCCGCCACGGAGGCAGCCTGCCTTGTATTAAGTGTGGACGAAACAGTTAAAAATCCCAAG TCTGAGAGTGCACAAGGGGAGGCTGCTGCAAGTGCCATGGGAGGTAGAGGCCGTGGAGGAGGTTTCCGTGGTCGTGGACGAGGAATGCGTAGATGA